A region of the Nitrospinota bacterium genome:
AACCTTATGAACATGGTGGAGGCAAACGTAAAGAACGGAGAGGTCTCCATGGACCGGACGGTGGAGGCGATGGAGGCGATAAAACAGTCCTCCGGGAAGATCGGCGCGATAATAAAACTGATAGACGAAATCGCTTTCCAGACCAACCTTCTGGCCCTCAACGCCGCTGTTGAGGCGGCGCGGGCCGGCGAAAGTGGAAAAGGCTTTGCGGTGGTGGCCGAGGAGGTGCGCTCGCTGGCCCAAAAGGTGTCGGCGGCGGCGAAGGACACGGCCGGATTCCTGGGCGAATCGGTGAAAAGCACGGAAAACGGCTCCCAGCTTGTGGGACAGACGAACAAATCCCTTGTGGGCATCGGCGAATCGGTGCGTGAAGTGCGCCAGCGCATAAACCAGATGGCCGAGGCGGCTTGCGAACAGGAATCGCACGTCGCCGGTGTCACAAGCGCCATGAACGAGTTTGACAAGGCCACCCAGCTCACCGCCCAAGGGGCGGACGAGACCGCCGGCGCATCGCACGACCTTTTAAAACAGGCGGAAGAGCTTAAGGCGGCGGTCCAGACATTAGTGGAGATCGTGCAAGGGGAACGGTAGGGGCATCCCTGAGTGTCAGCCCTGTGATACAGACCTGCGTGTCAGCCCTGATCTTTGATGGACGGTGGTATCCTGATCCCTACGTCTTGATGTCCAGCAGGGAGCCCATCATCTCGTCGGTGGCGCGGATCATCTTCGTCTGCGCGGCGAAGCCATAGCTGGACTCGATAAGCCCCACCATCTGCTCGGCCAAATCCACGTTGGACATCTCCAGCGACGACGGGACTATCTCGCCGAACGAGCCGGACCCGGCCGCGCCGGACACAGCCTGCCCTGATGCGGCCGTTTCCGTATATATATTGGCGCCGCCGCGCTCCAGACCGTTTGGATTGTTGAAATTGTATAGCTCCACCTGGGCCACAGGCTGGCTCTTGCCGTCCACCATCGCCGACACTGTCCCGTTCGATGACACCGAGAATCCGCCGGAGCTCCCGCCAACGTCTATGTCCCCCGGTCCACTTTTGGTGACGTTTCCGTTGGCGCCGGTGGTCAGTTTATATCCCTGCACGGCGTTTCCGTTGGCGTCCGTGAGCTTTCCCTTCGAGTCCACCGAAAAGCTCCCCGCACGGGTGTATCCGACAGAGCCGTTGGCCCCCTTCACTTTAAAGTAGCCCGCGCCGTTTATCCCCATGTCCAGCGAGTTCATGGTCATCATCATGGCGCCCTGCCCCTGGGTGGTCTGCACGGCGGATGTGTACGCCCCCATGTTGTTGGACATGGACTGTTGCACGGCGGTGGAGGCCTTGAACCCGGGCGTGTTGAGGTTTGCTATATTGTTGGACGTGACTGTCGTCTGGTTAATATATGCCCGCAGTCCCGAAAGCGAGGCGCTTATACCTTGAATCATGGCGCTGCCGTTCCTTTATCATCCGCCGTTCTTCCTTATAATGTACCACCCGTGGCGGATTTATATCATCCCAAATGTCCAGTTTTTGCGCTGGTATAACATTGTTTCAGTGTCTGCCCGCCGTCTTGGGACGGCGGAACACACCATAACGTACATATCGGCTTTTTTTCCGCGTACTTTAGCTCTTTTTCCATTAATTCAACAATTGGGCAATTTTTCCCCATAAAGGCATTTTTTTCCCCAGCCGCGCTAAAGAAAAAAGATTGGGCTCCGAAAACGTGATTAGGCGGAATCCGGAAATGGAAAAACCGGACCGGCTGAAAACGCAATCAATAACGGTTGCGGCCTGAACCCAAGGTCCGGGAGAACCGGGGGATAGCAGGGACGCTTAACGATTCAAGGAGGAGATTT
Encoded here:
- a CDS encoding flagellar hook basal-body protein: MIQGISASLSGLRAYINQTTVTSNNIANLNTPGFKASTAVQQSMSNNMGAYTSAVQTTQGQGAMMMTMNSLDMGINGAGYFKVKGANGSVGYTRAGSFSVDSKGKLTDANGNAVQGYKLTTGANGNVTKSGPGDIDVGGSSGGFSVSSNGTVSAMVDGKSQPVAQVELYNFNNPNGLERGGANIYTETAASGQAVSGAAGSGSFGEIVPSSLEMSNVDLAEQMVGLIESSYGFAAQTKMIRATDEMMGSLLDIKT